One Paenibacillus sp. FSL H7-0737 DNA segment encodes these proteins:
- a CDS encoding methylglyoxal synthase: MLKIAFIAHDRKKDEIVNFVLAYEHVFVGHELFSTGTTGQRIMDVTSLKIHRYMSGPLGGDQQIGAMVAQDELDLIIFLRDPLMAQPHEPDITALLRLCDVYGIPVATNIATAEVLVKAIDRGDFAWRELVHKYKPGVDE, from the coding sequence ATGTTAAAGATCGCATTTATTGCACATGATCGTAAAAAAGATGAAATCGTAAATTTTGTATTAGCCTATGAGCATGTATTTGTAGGTCATGAACTATTTTCTACGGGGACTACTGGCCAACGGATCATGGATGTGACTAGCTTGAAGATTCATCGCTATATGTCAGGACCATTGGGTGGAGATCAGCAAATTGGGGCAATGGTAGCCCAAGATGAATTGGATCTTATTATTTTCTTGCGCGACCCATTAATGGCACAGCCACATGAACCAGATATTACAGCTTTACTTCGTCTATGTGACGTATATGGTATCCCTGTAGCAACGAATATCGCAACAGCTGAGGTGCTTGTGAAGGCGATTGATCGCGGTGACTTTGCTTGGCGTGAACTCGTCCATAAATACAAACCAGGTGTTGATGAATGA
- the dapB gene encoding 4-hydroxy-tetrahydrodipicolinate reductase produces MSNKIRVIVSGAGGRMGKEVVKLVLQDEELELAAAVDRSTMDIDAGRLVGLEDSGVIVTSDLEAALAGSNGDVVVDFTTPQSAYMNTVLAIKYGVRPVIGTTGFTPEQIVELDKQCQDQGIGGLIAPNFSIGAILLMRFAAQASKYFPHLEIIEYHGDQKLDAPSGTAVKTAEMISEVREELRQGNPKEEETIEGARGGYYNGFRIHSVRLPGVFAQEEVIFGGFGQSLKIRHDSYERAGYMPGVKMGIQKVMGYTGLIYGFEHFIE; encoded by the coding sequence ATGAGCAACAAGATCAGAGTTATCGTATCCGGAGCAGGCGGGAGAATGGGTAAAGAGGTTGTTAAACTTGTGCTGCAGGACGAAGAGTTGGAGCTAGCGGCTGCGGTAGATCGTTCAACGATGGATATCGATGCAGGCCGTCTAGTAGGTCTCGAAGACTCAGGAGTTATTGTAACTTCAGATCTTGAGGCTGCCCTCGCGGGAAGCAATGGAGATGTTGTGGTCGATTTCACTACACCACAATCCGCGTATATGAATACAGTGCTAGCCATTAAATATGGAGTGCGTCCGGTTATCGGTACAACCGGATTCACACCGGAGCAAATTGTGGAACTGGACAAGCAGTGTCAAGACCAGGGGATAGGTGGACTTATTGCTCCAAACTTCTCTATAGGGGCTATTCTGTTGATGAGATTTGCGGCTCAAGCTTCAAAATACTTTCCGCATCTGGAGATTATCGAGTATCATGGTGACCAAAAACTGGATGCTCCATCCGGGACTGCAGTCAAAACAGCAGAGATGATTTCAGAAGTACGGGAAGAGCTTCGTCAAGGAAACCCTAAAGAAGAAGAAACGATTGAGGGTGCGCGTGGGGGTTACTATAATGGATTCCGGATACATAGTGTCCGTCTTCCTGGTGTGTTTGCCCAAGAAGAAGTGATTTTTGGTGGGTTCGGACAATCCTTAAAAATCCGGCATGATTCTTATGAGCGAGCAGGCTATATGCCAGGCGTTAAGATGGGTATTCAAAAGGTTATGGGATATACTGGCTTGATCTATGGATTTGAGCACTTTATAGAATAG
- a CDS encoding tetratricopeptide repeat protein, which yields MDQRDYVREAYRSILRSDFAEAIVCFEAAIAASPADAEVRYRCSITYARSGMLDKALVHAQAAMKLDGSKPEYSLHLQHLQAMMHVQEAKRLIEDEDNKTRNPYHPITLLKEAITLDPLYGDAYVWLAIAHSRVNEHMQAMAALKEVISLHPDDSGLRELMVDLQKSIQSYMQ from the coding sequence ATGGATCAAAGGGATTATGTAAGAGAAGCCTATCGCTCTATATTGCGTAGTGACTTTGCAGAAGCTATTGTATGCTTTGAAGCCGCGATTGCAGCAAGTCCGGCTGATGCTGAAGTCAGATATCGTTGTTCCATAACGTATGCCCGCAGTGGTATGCTAGATAAAGCTTTAGTTCATGCTCAGGCGGCTATGAAGTTAGATGGCAGCAAACCTGAGTATAGTCTACATCTACAGCATCTTCAAGCTATGATGCATGTACAGGAAGCTAAGCGGTTGATAGAAGATGAAGATAACAAAACTCGTAACCCGTATCATCCGATTACGCTACTCAAAGAGGCCATCACCCTTGATCCATTATATGGGGATGCTTATGTATGGCTTGCCATCGCACATAGTCGGGTGAATGAACATATGCAGGCTATGGCCGCCTTGAAAGAAGTGATTTCTTTACATCCGGATGATTCTGGCTTGCGAGAATTAATGGTAGACCTTCAGAAATCCATACAATCGTATATGCAGTAA
- a CDS encoding nucleotide pyrophosphohydrolase, which yields MDKSLGDIQREVDAYISQFKEGYFSPLSMLARMSEEVGELAREVNHEFGEKPKKSDEAENSIELELGDILFITVCFANSLGIDLTEAHNKVMHKFNTRDAGRWTPKDTD from the coding sequence ATGGACAAAAGTCTTGGTGACATTCAGCGTGAAGTAGACGCTTATATATCGCAATTTAAAGAAGGGTACTTCAGTCCGCTGTCTATGTTAGCCCGCATGTCCGAGGAAGTCGGAGAGTTGGCGCGGGAAGTCAATCATGAATTCGGTGAGAAGCCGAAGAAGTCTGATGAAGCAGAGAATTCTATAGAGCTTGAACTGGGAGATATTTTGTTTATTACTGTTTGTTTTGCAAATTCTCTTGGGATTGATCTGACTGAAGCACATAATAAGGTCATGCATAAGTTTAATACCCGAGACGCTGGTCGTTGGACACCAAAAGACACCGATTAG
- a CDS encoding YitT family protein, which yields MNSNKVISISKTVAPIMLGTAVYAFGLLYFIIPSQLMEGGVTGITLLLNYAFDIPIFLTTLLINLPLFLLGWKVLGGRQIVYTGVGIGSLSLFLWIFERLISAGWIVPFSTEHDFILAALYAGVTLGTGLGIVFRFGGTTGGVDIVARILGRNFGWSMGQIILAIDIFIIGSSIFYIPKEKILYTLVAVFIASRVIDFIQEGAYAAKAFTIISDEAPQIADLITAELERGVTLIPAIGAYSKQAKHMVYCVVSRQEIRRLSLLVKSIDPHAFVIISDVHDVQGEGFRET from the coding sequence ATGAATTCAAACAAGGTAATTTCAATCAGCAAAACAGTTGCCCCTATCATGCTGGGAACCGCAGTATATGCATTCGGACTACTGTATTTCATCATTCCCAGTCAACTAATGGAAGGCGGCGTAACGGGAATCACACTGCTGCTTAATTATGCCTTTGACATTCCAATCTTTTTAACAACACTGCTAATCAATCTCCCATTGTTTCTGCTCGGTTGGAAAGTCCTAGGCGGCCGCCAAATTGTATACACAGGGGTAGGAATCGGATCTTTGTCCCTTTTCTTGTGGATCTTCGAAAGATTGATCTCTGCTGGATGGATTGTCCCTTTCAGTACCGAACATGACTTTATTCTTGCTGCACTATACGCAGGGGTAACACTTGGAACCGGGCTTGGGATTGTGTTCCGTTTTGGTGGCACTACAGGTGGCGTAGACATTGTGGCAAGAATTCTGGGACGGAATTTCGGCTGGAGTATGGGGCAGATTATTCTGGCCATCGACATTTTCATTATCGGCTCTTCCATCTTCTATATTCCCAAAGAAAAAATTCTATACACACTCGTTGCAGTGTTCATCGCATCGCGTGTCATCGATTTTATCCAGGAAGGCGCTTATGCCGCCAAAGCATTTACAATCATTAGTGATGAGGCACCCCAAATTGCTGATCTAATAACTGCTGAACTAGAACGAGGTGTAACACTCATCCCTGCAATCGGTGCGTATTCTAAGCAAGCCAAACATATGGTGTACTGTGTAGTTTCAAGGCAGGAAATTCGCCGTCTTAGTTTACTGGTCAAATCGATTGATCCGCACGCGTTCGTAATTATTAGCGATGTGCACGACGTACAAGGCGAGGGATTCAGAGAAACATAA
- a CDS encoding sporulation protein YpjB — translation MLRGRYYVLVILVFCWLLTSMNVEKASAAQGNAGEGSGKVSKQSADVSSGNGLTVMSGKTGAQQLEQAAEALYGYVLEGDVMKVRQETEEISRIIVSSSFEGMTSVEGINALSGVIMDLKAAVASAKVSQQQLEATATRLRLAANSLNQPGQPIWLQYYKLIREDLNAMEQSGATNDLAGWKTAVERLQGRYENIRPAVIVSRKPEVVNTFDSWLSYAAGIPSSSQKIERARLLEIVSYGQDTVRVMFGKEKDEPALSVPLASQEFGIWGGLAAGFIIAVLAYAGYRKYRGENQNFKPI, via the coding sequence ATGCTCCGAGGGAGATATTATGTGTTGGTTATTCTAGTGTTTTGTTGGTTATTGACCAGCATGAATGTTGAAAAAGCTTCAGCAGCGCAAGGGAATGCTGGTGAAGGTTCTGGCAAGGTTTCGAAGCAAAGCGCCGACGTTAGTTCGGGCAACGGTTTGACAGTGATGAGTGGAAAGACTGGAGCACAGCAGCTAGAACAAGCCGCTGAGGCATTGTATGGGTATGTCTTGGAAGGGGATGTGATGAAGGTCCGACAAGAGACCGAAGAGATCTCTAGGATCATAGTGTCCTCTTCTTTTGAAGGAATGACCTCTGTAGAGGGCATTAATGCGTTGTCAGGGGTCATTATGGACCTGAAGGCTGCTGTGGCAAGTGCAAAAGTATCTCAGCAGCAATTGGAGGCTACAGCTACCAGGTTACGATTAGCTGCCAACAGTCTGAATCAACCCGGACAACCCATTTGGCTTCAGTATTATAAGCTAATTCGCGAGGATTTAAATGCGATGGAGCAAAGTGGTGCTACAAATGATCTGGCGGGATGGAAAACGGCTGTAGAGAGGCTACAGGGCAGGTATGAAAATATCCGGCCAGCGGTGATCGTCTCTCGGAAACCTGAAGTTGTAAATACATTTGATTCTTGGCTCTCATATGCCGCAGGCATTCCTTCTTCCTCACAAAAAATCGAACGGGCCCGGTTACTTGAAATTGTGTCTTATGGTCAGGATACTGTGCGGGTAATGTTCGGAAAAGAGAAGGATGAGCCGGCTTTGTCAGTACCCCTGGCCTCACAAGAATTTGGGATTTGGGGAGGACTAGCCGCAGGGTTTATTATCGCTGTATTAGCTTATGCGGGTTATCGTAAGTACCGTGGAGAGAATCAGAACTTCAAACCAATTTAG
- a CDS encoding DUF1405 domain-containing protein has protein sequence MSVLNKLFKHRGIIWLLFIVNLLGTIYGYIWYGNQLEFTAANFPLWLLPFVPDSPTASLFFTLALLLMLFPPKSYTGNNVRELIEALAVVTSVKYGIWAVSMIFAGGYQGDILVWKDWMLVISHLGMAVEALIYARFFSFRKMIPLALFWTLANDMLDYSYGIYPWLPSVLNDDVTQVQYFTMALTVFSVIVAWLFSSRQRPVDSIYQFKNRF, from the coding sequence ATGTCCGTTCTTAATAAACTGTTTAAGCACCGAGGAATCATTTGGTTGTTATTTATTGTGAATCTTCTCGGTACCATTTATGGCTACATATGGTATGGCAATCAATTGGAGTTCACGGCGGCTAACTTTCCGCTTTGGTTGCTCCCGTTTGTTCCAGATAGTCCAACCGCAAGCTTGTTCTTTACCTTGGCGCTGTTGCTAATGCTCTTTCCTCCAAAAAGCTATACGGGAAACAATGTAAGGGAGCTTATTGAGGCGTTAGCGGTTGTGACGTCTGTGAAGTATGGGATTTGGGCAGTAAGTATGATTTTTGCTGGAGGTTATCAAGGAGATATTCTAGTTTGGAAAGACTGGATGCTGGTGATCTCTCATTTGGGGATGGCGGTAGAAGCTTTGATCTATGCACGATTCTTTTCTTTCCGCAAAATGATTCCGCTAGCGCTGTTCTGGACCCTTGCTAACGATATGCTGGACTATTCCTATGGAATATACCCATGGTTACCTTCTGTACTGAATGATGATGTCACACAGGTGCAATATTTCACGATGGCGCTTACGGTGTTTAGTGTAATTGTTGCTTGGTTGTTTAGTAGTAGACAAAGACCAGTAGACTCTATCTATCAGTTTAAGAACAGGTTCTAG
- a CDS encoding menaquinol-cytochrome c reductase cytochrome b/c subunit — MAHGNNSKEKVVYVGDTRVRKGNGFITPPDYSAYPGKSEAFIPNFLLKEWMVGVVVLVGILVLTISEPAPLGFPANASATVIPIPDWYFLFLYQYLKLPYASGDYIVLGTLGVTGVAFGSLLLAPFLDTGRERRFYRRPIASSLMFLSLAAIVYLTNTAWTEYKHEMAETGQIPEDVQREEKAAENRAKGLPTSSAVKAKEVAIVDKDDPAMGLFKQATCISCHAADLKGAGGPSLRGVGDTHDKEAILTIIKEGQGQMPKMYDIALGAGLSDQDIDALADWLAKQKSEQ; from the coding sequence ATGGCACATGGAAACAATTCTAAGGAAAAGGTTGTATATGTCGGTGATACCAGAGTTCGTAAAGGCAATGGATTTATCACACCTCCAGACTATTCAGCCTATCCTGGTAAATCGGAAGCCTTTATCCCTAACTTTCTACTGAAAGAATGGATGGTTGGCGTCGTTGTACTTGTAGGAATATTAGTGCTTACTATTTCAGAGCCAGCGCCGCTAGGGTTTCCAGCGAATGCGAGTGCTACGGTTATCCCAATTCCTGACTGGTATTTCTTGTTTCTCTATCAGTATTTGAAGCTTCCTTATGCTTCAGGTGATTATATCGTTCTGGGTACATTAGGTGTAACCGGTGTAGCTTTTGGTTCACTTCTTTTAGCACCATTTCTTGACACGGGCAGAGAACGTCGCTTCTATCGTAGACCGATCGCTTCATCTTTGATGTTCTTATCGCTAGCGGCGATTGTGTACTTAACAAATACCGCTTGGACGGAATACAAACATGAAATGGCTGAAACTGGTCAAATTCCTGAAGATGTTCAACGGGAGGAGAAGGCGGCAGAGAATAGGGCGAAGGGGCTTCCAACCTCGAGTGCAGTTAAGGCAAAGGAAGTAGCGATTGTAGATAAGGATGATCCTGCTATGGGGCTGTTTAAGCAAGCTACTTGCATCTCTTGTCATGCGGCGGATTTGAAAGGGGCAGGCGGGCCTTCACTTCGCGGCGTTGGGGACACCCATGATAAAGAAGCAATCCTTACTATTATAAAAGAGGGTCAAGGACAGATGCCGAAGATGTATGATATTGCTCTGGGAGCGGGGCTTTCGGATCAAGACATTGATGCCTTGGCAGACTGGCTTGCCAAACAAAAAAGCGAACAGTAA
- the qcrB gene encoding menaquinol-cytochrome c reductase cytochrome b subunit translates to MFKNVYNWIDERLDVTPIWRDVADHEVPEHVNPAHHFSAFVYCFGGLTFFITVIQILSGMFLTMYYVPDIINAYASVEYLQSSVAFGQIVRGMHHWGASLVIVMMFLHTMRVFFTGSYKAPREMNWVVGMLIFFVMLGLGLTGYLLPWDNKAYFATKVTLEIANSVPVMGPVLKELMQGGTIVGAETLTRFFALHVFFLPAVLLSLLVGHFIMIRRQGISGPL, encoded by the coding sequence ATGTTTAAAAATGTCTATAACTGGATTGACGAACGTTTGGATGTTACGCCAATTTGGAGAGACGTGGCCGACCACGAGGTTCCTGAGCATGTTAACCCGGCCCATCACTTCTCTGCGTTTGTGTATTGTTTTGGCGGACTGACCTTTTTTATTACAGTGATTCAGATCTTATCGGGTATGTTCTTAACGATGTATTATGTTCCAGATATTATCAATGCTTATGCAAGTGTTGAGTATTTACAATCTAGTGTTGCCTTTGGACAAATTGTTCGCGGAATGCATCACTGGGGTGCCAGTCTTGTCATTGTTATGATGTTCCTTCATACGATGCGCGTCTTCTTTACAGGCTCTTATAAAGCTCCGCGTGAGATGAACTGGGTAGTTGGAATGCTCATCTTCTTCGTAATGTTGGGTCTCGGTTTAACGGGTTACTTATTGCCTTGGGACAATAAAGCTTACTTTGCGACTAAGGTAACACTCGAAATTGCTAACTCTGTTCCAGTGATGGGACCCGTATTGAAAGAACTTATGCAAGGCGGTACGATTGTTGGTGCAGAAACGTTGACTCGGTTCTTCGCACTTCATGTATTCTTCCTCCCAGCGGTGCTTCTTAGTCTGCTCGTAGGACACTTTATTATGATCCGCAGACAAGGGATTTCTGGACCGTTGTAA
- a CDS encoding QcrA and Rieske domain-containing protein has translation MSSHNDQQDIWPEQPPSRKEMSRRQFLTYTLGGATAFMGAGTILPMVRFVVDPILHKKGAGDFIKVAEISKITEEPQEFTFELKQKDGWYDSTATLTAWIRKDAKGDIYALSPICKHLGCTVGWNNDKAHPDEYHCPCHGARYTKLGKNLEVAPKPLDQYKTKFDNGWVLLGDIVPNTVASEEA, from the coding sequence ATGAGCAGCCATAATGATCAACAGGATATTTGGCCTGAACAACCACCCAGCCGTAAAGAGATGTCGCGCAGGCAATTTTTGACCTACACGCTAGGTGGCGCTACTGCTTTTATGGGGGCAGGTACAATTCTCCCAATGGTCCGTTTTGTCGTGGACCCAATATTACATAAGAAGGGCGCAGGTGATTTTATAAAGGTTGCTGAAATTAGCAAAATCACCGAAGAGCCCCAAGAGTTTACGTTTGAATTGAAACAGAAAGACGGATGGTACGACAGCACAGCGACGCTGACTGCGTGGATCCGTAAAGACGCAAAGGGTGATATTTATGCGCTTTCACCCATTTGTAAACATTTAGGATGTACGGTTGGATGGAACAATGATAAGGCACATCCGGACGAGTATCACTGTCCTTGCCACGGTGCACGTTATACCAAACTCGGCAAAAATCTCGAAGTAGCTCCAAAACCGCTTGACCAGTATAAAACGAAATTTGATAACGGGTGGGTTCTTTTGGGTGATATTGTGCCTAATACAGTAGCTAGTGAGGAGGCGTAG
- a CDS encoding DUF2487 family protein, with translation MKFSDFEVEQWEENRKFYDTCLIPFTGLSGSESPPETVQALERLRDFMDLVEIPFKGRIVTYPAIQYGGEGYVDLINEVCRKVKSSGFQYVVVLTADIALLEQEIFESDLVLSLPIIEGSPEGKINSDIGMKIQKMWGR, from the coding sequence ATGAAATTCAGTGATTTTGAAGTTGAACAGTGGGAAGAAAATCGAAAGTTCTATGATACATGTCTCATACCTTTTACAGGATTAAGTGGGTCCGAGAGTCCTCCTGAGACGGTTCAAGCATTAGAAAGATTACGTGATTTTATGGATTTGGTGGAAATACCGTTTAAGGGACGGATTGTAACTTACCCGGCGATTCAGTATGGAGGGGAAGGATATGTCGATCTAATTAATGAGGTTTGCCGAAAAGTCAAATCCAGTGGTTTCCAGTATGTCGTGGTGTTAACAGCAGATATAGCACTTCTGGAACAAGAAATTTTTGAAAGCGATTTAGTACTCTCTCTGCCTATCATTGAGGGCTCTCCGGAAGGTAAGATTAATAGTGATATTGGTATGAAAATTCAAAAGATGTGGGGACGGTGA
- a CDS encoding IDEAL domain-containing protein: protein MDKMKATYEVMLGLAAEMVWDEALRKRRSDILHREIDTALATGDKLAFRNLTEELKSLA, encoded by the coding sequence ATGGACAAAATGAAGGCTACGTACGAAGTGATGCTAGGACTTGCGGCAGAAATGGTGTGGGATGAAGCGCTGCGAAAGCGTCGCTCCGACATCTTGCACCGTGAGATTGACACGGCGCTGGCTACAGGAGATAAATTGGCTTTTCGAAATCTTACAGAAGAACTTAAAAGTTTGGCATAA
- a CDS encoding histidine phosphatase family protein yields MLIGLIRHGLTDWNAIGKIQGQSDIPLNDEGRMQAAMLADRLLQEPYRWDYCITSNLSRAAETGKIIADKLNVPLLDPDDRIRERAYGQVEGLTAAEREEKWGKDWSQLSLGQETDEQLQARALAFMEDISAQHPNRNILVISHGGFLAQLYTAFYKDKYSERIGNLSLTILEKKEREWNPILYNCTRHILQNQR; encoded by the coding sequence ATGCTAATCGGCTTGATACGCCATGGATTGACGGACTGGAACGCAATTGGAAAGATACAGGGGCAAAGTGATATTCCGCTTAATGATGAAGGACGGATGCAAGCTGCTATGCTTGCTGACCGCTTATTACAAGAGCCGTATCGCTGGGATTATTGCATTACAAGTAATCTTTCCCGGGCAGCAGAGACAGGCAAGATCATCGCTGATAAATTAAATGTACCGTTGCTTGATCCTGATGATCGGATCCGGGAACGTGCCTACGGGCAAGTAGAAGGGCTTACTGCCGCTGAGCGTGAAGAGAAGTGGGGGAAAGATTGGAGTCAGCTTTCACTTGGTCAAGAAACTGACGAACAGCTTCAAGCACGTGCACTTGCCTTTATGGAGGATATTTCTGCGCAGCATCCCAATCGGAATATACTAGTTATATCTCATGGAGGGTTCCTCGCTCAACTGTATACTGCATTTTACAAAGATAAGTATTCTGAGCGAATTGGGAATTTATCCCTGACAATTTTGGAGAAGAAAGAACGGGAATGGAACCCTATTCTATATAATTGTACTCGCCATATCCTGCAAAATCAGCGTTAA
- a CDS encoding anti-sigma factor family protein, translating into MNCREAQECIPLLWDAPPTHPRRILLEQHIETCPYCAAEWSLWQESSQLMHDLKEEISEERAEVINVKVMERIYLESPWLMPGDGKSAGTSAIVRHRLSLWIACFLAVFLSSVLYFTMFRTPADITVAQSGIVETGVAGSMEWTSTYPILGSEGGIIEPLVVNMGPTHPQYWMMLSMLGVGFAVFSLTRLNRYRRS; encoded by the coding sequence ATGAATTGCAGGGAAGCGCAAGAATGTATTCCGCTCTTGTGGGACGCTCCCCCCACACATCCTAGGCGGATTTTGCTCGAACAACATATTGAAACTTGTCCTTACTGCGCTGCTGAATGGTCTCTGTGGCAAGAGAGTAGCCAGCTTATGCATGATTTGAAAGAAGAGATTAGTGAAGAGCGTGCAGAAGTTATAAATGTTAAAGTTATGGAGCGGATTTATCTAGAGAGTCCTTGGTTGATGCCAGGGGATGGGAAATCCGCAGGGACATCTGCCATTGTTCGTCATAGGCTTAGTCTCTGGATCGCTTGCTTCCTGGCGGTATTTTTGTCTAGTGTTCTTTACTTTACTATGTTTAGAACACCTGCAGATATCACTGTGGCTCAAAGTGGAATTGTAGAGACTGGCGTTGCTGGCTCTATGGAATGGACTTCTACTTATCCCATTTTAGGCTCTGAAGGTGGGATTATTGAACCGCTTGTAGTAAATATGGGACCTACTCATCCTCAATATTGGATGATGTTATCCATGCTTGGCGTGGGTTTTGCAGTGTTTTCGTTAACCCGGCTGAATCGATATCGCAGATCATAA